One Bifidobacterium angulatum DSM 20098 = JCM 7096 DNA window includes the following coding sequences:
- a CDS encoding GNAT family N-acetyltransferase: MQADEVHIRRLRRADYPALVELIRQTWYADQTDGDTGGHEPADRARRHSVAWRLAAIDAHDCLARATHAAVAEQNGRVLGVILGSIPMNVTRAQVLRHRLRQARLALPMLASGAGRNGLCEQLGILHADRTLTRTVGKTYQAEIALFLVSPEAKGHGVGGRLFAHMLDWFQAIGVSEYFLFTDTTCDYGFYEHKGLERMAAETLSLAPGETLNCFLYEGHVDDTELAETRIVES; the protein is encoded by the coding sequence ATGCAGGCCGATGAGGTTCATATTCGCCGGCTCAGACGAGCCGACTACCCCGCATTGGTGGAACTGATTCGCCAAACATGGTATGCGGATCAGACGGATGGGGATACTGGCGGCCATGAGCCGGCTGATCGTGCACGTCGTCACAGCGTGGCATGGCGTCTTGCCGCCATCGACGCGCACGACTGCCTGGCGCGAGCCACGCATGCCGCAGTAGCCGAACAAAACGGGCGGGTGCTTGGCGTGATACTCGGATCCATTCCCATGAACGTGACGCGTGCGCAAGTGCTGCGGCACCGCCTGAGGCAGGCACGCTTGGCATTGCCCATGCTGGCAAGTGGGGCAGGCAGAAACGGGCTGTGCGAACAGCTGGGCATACTGCACGCCGATCGGACGCTCACACGCACCGTGGGCAAAACCTACCAGGCTGAAATCGCGTTGTTCCTCGTTTCGCCCGAAGCCAAAGGGCATGGTGTCGGCGGTCGGCTGTTCGCCCATATGCTCGACTGGTTCCAGGCGATCGGTGTCAGCGAATATTTCCTCTTCACCGACACCACCTGCGACTACGGGTTTTATGAGCATAAGGGACTGGAACGCATGGCTGCTGAAACGCTTTCCCTCGCGCCCGGTGAAACGCTGAACTGTTTCCTATACGAGGGGCATGTGGATGATACAGAGCTGGCGGAAACGAGGATCGTCGAATCCTAG
- a CDS encoding metallophosphoesterase codes for MRYFTSDTHFGHPLVTALRGFLNNGRLRAEYRDVWQAQGRAAAHAWIKQYVRDNQTSFKAICDIARHENTIIGNINELVGRDDELWILGDLSYRCTVEHTLDCLRRINCRHLHLIIGNHDRNFRLRSNDALYENVFETIDDYREIDMELPVLDGSGKITAATAHQSIAMSHFPRLSALAEEHGNWPENWNKFADVALTTEGWLLYGHTHQDVPDGTDPLSVNVGLDAWGFKPVSEQQILEWFVA; via the coding sequence ATGCGCTATTTCACTTCGGACACGCATTTCGGCCACCCTCTGGTCACCGCACTGCGCGGATTCCTGAACAATGGCAGGCTCCGCGCCGAATACCGTGATGTCTGGCAGGCGCAGGGACGTGCCGCCGCTCACGCGTGGATCAAACAATATGTGCGCGACAATCAGACGTCGTTCAAAGCGATCTGCGACATCGCACGCCATGAGAACACCATCATCGGCAACATCAACGAGCTCGTCGGGCGCGACGACGAGCTCTGGATTCTCGGCGACCTCTCCTACCGCTGCACCGTCGAACACACGCTCGACTGCCTGCGCCGCATCAACTGCCGTCATCTGCATCTAATCATCGGCAACCACGACCGCAACTTCCGTCTCCGGTCCAATGACGCGCTATACGAGAACGTGTTCGAGACCATCGACGACTACCGTGAAATCGACATGGAGCTTCCCGTCCTTGACGGCTCCGGCAAGATAACGGCGGCGACCGCGCATCAAAGCATCGCCATGAGCCACTTTCCCAGACTCTCGGCATTGGCCGAAGAACACGGCAACTGGCCGGAAAACTGGAACAAGTTCGCCGATGTGGCACTGACCACCGAAGGTTGGCTGCTCTATGGTCATACGCACCAGGACGTTCCCGACGGCACCGATCCACTCAGCGTGAATGTGGGGCTTGATGCGTGGGGTTTCAAGCCCGTCAGCGAACAGCAGATCCTTGAATGGTTTGTTGCATAG
- a CDS encoding YdcF family protein — protein sequence MGKRVALGICMVAALASTAYGVHVWTAHSGTSFWMMWIVIACVFVAAGLAVWFGWWKALPKVVRRVCAVVLCTGLICFGAVEGWVISGMRAAGEPGLDYVIVLGAQVHKTRPSLVLQYRLDKAIDYLESNPNTICIVSGGKGANEPFPEAQGMAEYLERHGIAASRIIRESKSKDTRQNIANSRRLMTKRNASIGIITSDFHVARAMQIARDQGLANAQGIASGSPGDMLVNNMLREFFAELKYLVKR from the coding sequence ATGGGTAAACGAGTGGCACTGGGGATCTGCATGGTGGCGGCACTGGCGAGCACAGCCTACGGCGTGCATGTGTGGACAGCGCACTCGGGCACGAGTTTTTGGATGATGTGGATTGTCATCGCGTGCGTATTCGTGGCTGCCGGCCTTGCAGTATGGTTCGGCTGGTGGAAGGCACTGCCGAAAGTGGTGCGCCGGGTATGCGCCGTGGTGCTTTGCACGGGTCTTATCTGTTTTGGTGCGGTCGAAGGTTGGGTAATCAGTGGCATGCGCGCCGCTGGTGAACCGGGATTGGATTATGTGATCGTACTTGGCGCGCAGGTGCATAAGACCCGTCCGAGCCTGGTGTTGCAGTATCGGCTTGATAAGGCCATCGACTATCTTGAGTCCAACCCGAACACCATATGCATTGTGTCCGGTGGCAAGGGCGCGAACGAGCCGTTCCCCGAGGCGCAGGGCATGGCCGAATACCTGGAACGGCATGGCATCGCTGCATCGCGCATCATCAGGGAGTCCAAGTCGAAAGACACCAGGCAGAATATCGCCAACAGCCGCAGGCTCATGACGAAGCGCAATGCGAGCATCGGCATCATCACCAGCGATTTCCATGTGGCGCGCGCCATGCAGATCGCACGCGACCAGGGGCTGGCAAACGCACAGGGCATCGCCTCCGGTTCGCCTGGCGACATGCTGGTGAACAATATGCTGCGCGAGTTCTTCGCCGAACTGAAATATCTGGTGAAACGCTAG
- the dtd gene encoding D-aminoacyl-tRNA deacylase, with protein sequence MRIVLQRVSHGSVDVLDEETGKRDLTFEPQTIGQGYVLLVGVSDTDGDEQIAWLVHKIANLRVFEDENGKMNLSIGSVGGSILSISQFTLFADVRKGNRPSFVKAGAPDHAKQVWLRFNDALRAEGLDVKEGRFGAHMRVDIANDGPVTIVMDTDELMK encoded by the coding sequence ATGAGAATCGTATTGCAGCGGGTGAGTCACGGTTCGGTGGATGTGCTTGATGAAGAGACGGGGAAGCGGGATCTGACATTCGAGCCGCAAACCATAGGCCAGGGGTATGTACTGCTTGTTGGGGTGAGTGATACGGACGGCGACGAGCAGATTGCGTGGCTCGTGCATAAGATCGCCAACCTGCGCGTGTTCGAGGATGAGAACGGCAAGATGAACCTGTCTATCGGCAGTGTCGGCGGTTCGATTCTGTCCATTTCGCAGTTCACGCTGTTCGCCGACGTGCGCAAGGGCAATCGTCCAAGCTTCGTCAAGGCAGGCGCCCCCGACCATGCCAAGCAGGTGTGGCTGCGGTTCAACGACGCGCTGCGTGCCGAAGGTCTGGACGTGAAGGAAGGGCGTTTTGGTGCGCATATGCGCGTGGATATCGCCAACGACGGGCCCGTCACCATCGTGATGGACACCGACGAGCTTATGAAGTGA